A window of the Gemmatirosa kalamazoonensis genome harbors these coding sequences:
- a CDS encoding PEP-CTERM sorting domain-containing protein, with translation MRRPLLAVTLLGVMIGASPGAARAQRLYGAIGRGSTANPGGLVIVDQTNGTETLLPVIPPRNPGNTGLAFGLDGTLWDTIITGNVFGGAPVSALGQRDPTTGALIGTPVPVRFGGQGIAITDLAVQPGTGTLFGTNIVVSPTAPPVSKLYTIDPLSGAASLVGTFFVPGGPAFPIGAQAIAFAPDGTLYLTELVIDPTTGMPVDARLDIVNPATAAILTRGAPLGIGEDGLGGLAVRFDGAIFASSGPEGNIYRVDLTSATLLGTLGQNAGVGGPGDLAFAPVPEPATLLLLAAGLVPIAWTRRARRSGRHGRL, from the coding sequence ATGAGACGACCGCTTCTCGCAGTCACGCTGTTAGGCGTCATGATCGGCGCCTCGCCCGGCGCCGCGCGCGCGCAGCGTCTGTACGGTGCGATCGGCCGTGGATCGACGGCCAATCCCGGCGGGCTGGTGATCGTCGACCAGACGAACGGCACCGAGACGCTGCTCCCCGTCATTCCGCCGCGCAATCCCGGCAACACCGGCCTCGCGTTCGGCCTCGACGGCACGCTGTGGGACACGATCATCACCGGCAACGTGTTCGGCGGCGCGCCGGTGTCGGCGTTGGGCCAGCGCGACCCGACCACCGGCGCGCTGATCGGGACACCGGTGCCGGTGAGGTTCGGCGGGCAGGGCATCGCGATCACCGACCTCGCGGTCCAGCCGGGCACCGGCACGCTCTTCGGCACCAACATCGTCGTCAGCCCGACCGCGCCGCCGGTGTCGAAGCTGTACACGATCGATCCGCTGAGCGGCGCGGCATCGCTCGTCGGCACGTTCTTCGTGCCGGGGGGACCGGCCTTCCCGATCGGCGCGCAGGCCATCGCGTTCGCGCCGGACGGCACGCTGTACCTGACGGAGCTCGTCATCGACCCGACGACCGGTATGCCGGTGGACGCGCGGCTCGACATCGTGAACCCGGCGACGGCGGCGATCCTCACACGGGGTGCCCCACTCGGCATCGGCGAGGACGGGCTGGGAGGGCTCGCCGTTCGCTTCGACGGAGCGATCTTCGCGTCGAGCGGTCCGGAAGGGAACATCTACCGCGTCGACCTGACGAGCGCCACGCTGCTCGGCACCCTCGGACAGAACGCCGGCGTCGGCGGCCCGGGCGACCTCGCGTTCGCGCCCGTGCCCGAGCCGGCGACGCTTCTCCTCCTGGCTGCCGGTCTCGTCCCGATCGCGTGGACCCGGCGTGCGCGGCGCAGCGGACGTCACGGTCGTCTGTAG
- a CDS encoding carboxypeptidase regulatory-like domain-containing protein, whose translation MTIARLTARRVGRVPRRLLLLAAAAACRTVSLPAVVQGTGVPHVDPPPTGRAHIIGVVADSATGYPVVGAAVYFTRDSVLGTGPARPRTDMPRATTDRSGGFALRDVAPGEYTLAFSDLDHFPLREVVIVRADQVRSVVLRPRRRDTP comes from the coding sequence ATGACCATCGCACGTCTTACCGCGCGCCGCGTCGGCCGTGTGCCGCGCCGTCTGCTCCTGCTCGCCGCGGCGGCCGCCTGCCGGACGGTGTCGCTCCCTGCGGTGGTGCAGGGGACCGGGGTGCCGCACGTCGATCCGCCGCCCACCGGTCGTGCGCACATCATCGGCGTGGTGGCCGACTCGGCGACCGGGTATCCCGTGGTGGGGGCCGCGGTGTACTTCACGCGCGACTCGGTGCTGGGCACCGGGCCGGCGCGGCCGCGCACCGACATGCCGCGCGCCACCACCGACCGCAGCGGCGGCTTCGCGCTGCGCGACGTCGCGCCCGGCGAGTACACGCTCGCGTTCTCCGACCTCGACCACTTCCCGCTGCGCGAGGTGGTGATCGTCCGCGCCGACCAGGTGCGCTCGGTGGTGCTGCGCCCGCGGCGGCGGGACACGCCGTGA
- a CDS encoding AI-2E family transporter, giving the protein MSADGGTTSGASVLTPDVDPTARASPVDEVAPRPDLSRTGRALTSARSRSTGITILTVLAVLYTLYFARDFLLPITVALLLDFLLSPVVRALARLRIPVPLGAAVVVLSLVGAVGFGVYQLSDPVQRWATKAPSTLASAQAKVRKLTRPVQQVTRTAEQVERATAVAPPTGAREVVVKGPSVVSRVFGTTQKLLAGLLEVIFLLYFLLAAGDLFLQKLVKVIPREESKRDVVTVARAIESSISTYLLTQTLINLMEGLVVAGTMYLLDMPNALLWGTLVMVLEFVPYLGATVMTLVLLLAALTTFDNVGHALLVPGAFLTINLLQANAVTPMLLGHRLTLNPVAIFVGLAFWWFMWGVPGAFIAVPVLAALKTICDHAAPLAAVGEFLGRRDETERRWVARG; this is encoded by the coding sequence GTGAGCGCCGACGGCGGCACGACGAGCGGCGCCTCGGTCCTCACGCCGGACGTGGATCCGACGGCGCGCGCCTCGCCGGTGGACGAGGTGGCGCCGCGCCCCGACCTGTCGCGTACCGGTCGCGCCTTGACGAGCGCGCGCAGCCGCTCCACCGGGATCACGATCCTCACCGTGCTGGCGGTGCTGTACACGCTCTACTTCGCGCGCGACTTCCTGCTCCCCATCACCGTCGCGCTGCTGCTCGACTTCCTGCTGAGCCCCGTGGTGCGCGCGCTCGCTCGGCTGCGCATCCCGGTGCCGTTAGGCGCCGCGGTCGTCGTGCTGTCGCTCGTCGGCGCGGTGGGGTTCGGCGTGTATCAGCTGTCCGACCCGGTGCAGCGGTGGGCGACGAAGGCGCCGTCGACGCTCGCGAGCGCGCAGGCGAAGGTGCGCAAGCTCACGCGTCCGGTGCAGCAGGTGACGCGCACCGCGGAGCAGGTGGAGCGCGCGACCGCCGTGGCGCCGCCGACCGGCGCGCGCGAGGTGGTGGTGAAGGGGCCGAGCGTCGTGTCGCGCGTGTTCGGCACGACGCAGAAGCTGCTCGCCGGGCTGCTCGAGGTGATCTTCCTGCTCTACTTCCTGCTCGCCGCGGGAGACCTGTTCCTCCAGAAGCTCGTGAAGGTCATACCGCGTGAGGAGTCGAAGCGCGACGTGGTGACCGTAGCGCGCGCGATCGAGTCGTCGATCTCGACGTACCTGCTCACGCAGACGCTGATCAACCTGATGGAGGGGCTGGTCGTCGCCGGCACGATGTACCTGCTCGACATGCCGAACGCGCTGCTGTGGGGCACGCTCGTCATGGTGCTGGAGTTCGTGCCGTACCTCGGCGCGACGGTGATGACGCTCGTGCTGCTGCTCGCCGCGCTCACGACGTTCGACAACGTGGGGCACGCGCTGCTCGTGCCGGGCGCGTTCCTGACGATCAACCTGCTGCAGGCGAACGCGGTGACGCCGATGCTGCTCGGGCACCGGTTGACGCTGAACCCGGTGGCGATCTTCGTCGGGCTCGCATTCTGGTGGTTCATGTGGGGCGTGCCGGGCGCGTTCATCGCGGTGCCGGTGCTCGCTGCGCTGAAGACGATCTGCGACCACGCCGCGCCGCTCGCCGCCGTCGGCGAGTTCCTCGGGAGGCGCGACGAGACCGAGCGGCGCTGGGTCGCGCGCGGGTGA
- a CDS encoding 2Fe-2S iron-sulfur cluster-binding protein, whose translation MPLLSPPLGRDPLAELRGHPVVIVFCPPGWDPARTTLVDTYNRLVAEVAGPAGARLLGIAGEGPWRELSFGDGAVALPVLADDGALAHRFGVTSGTAVVVLDSAGDVRWRHDADTLPSPGDVARALAALSPPSVERGGVSRRDFVATALAASAALLLLRDARAAEAAPVRAPGTMPVALRVNGRALSLELEPRVTLLDALREHAGLTGSKKGCDHGQCGACTVHVDGRRVLSCLTLAVMAQGKAITTIEGLAATADGDLHPMQRAFIAHDGFQCGYCTPGQIMSAAAMLREPWGPADDDVREAMSGNLCRCGAYPGILAAVQEARRSSAAAGQH comes from the coding sequence ATGCCGCTGCTCTCTCCTCCGCTCGGGCGCGACCCGCTGGCCGAGCTCCGTGGGCACCCGGTCGTCATCGTGTTCTGCCCGCCAGGCTGGGATCCGGCGCGCACGACGCTCGTCGACACGTACAACCGGCTCGTCGCCGAGGTCGCGGGCCCGGCCGGCGCGCGGCTGCTCGGCATCGCCGGCGAGGGACCGTGGCGCGAGCTGTCGTTCGGCGACGGCGCCGTCGCGCTGCCGGTGCTCGCGGACGACGGCGCGCTCGCGCATCGCTTCGGCGTCACGAGCGGGACCGCAGTGGTCGTGCTCGACTCGGCGGGCGACGTCCGCTGGCGACACGACGCCGACACGCTCCCGTCCCCGGGCGACGTCGCACGCGCCCTCGCCGCCCTGTCGCCGCCGAGCGTCGAGCGCGGCGGCGTCTCCCGGCGCGACTTCGTGGCCACGGCGCTCGCCGCGAGCGCGGCGCTCCTGCTGCTGCGCGACGCGCGCGCGGCCGAGGCGGCGCCGGTGCGCGCGCCCGGCACGATGCCGGTGGCGCTGCGCGTGAACGGTCGTGCGCTGTCGCTCGAGCTCGAGCCGCGCGTCACGCTGCTCGACGCGCTGCGCGAGCACGCGGGGCTCACCGGCAGCAAGAAGGGGTGCGACCACGGCCAGTGCGGCGCGTGCACCGTGCACGTCGACGGACGCCGCGTGCTGTCGTGCCTCACGCTCGCCGTCATGGCGCAGGGGAAGGCGATCACGACGATCGAGGGGCTCGCCGCGACGGCGGACGGCGACCTGCATCCCATGCAGCGCGCGTTCATCGCGCACGACGGCTTCCAGTGCGGCTACTGCACGCCGGGACAGATCATGTCCGCCGCGGCGATGCTGCGCGAGCCGTGGGGCCCCGCCGACGACGACGTGCGCGAGGCGATGAGCGGCAACCTCTGTCGCTGCGGCGCGTACCCGGGCATCCTCGCCGCCGTGCAGGAAGCGCGGCGGAGCTCGGCCGCGGCTGGACAACATTGA
- a CDS encoding xanthine dehydrogenase family protein molybdopterin-binding subunit, with amino-acid sequence MTTRDDAVGRPLERVDGRLKVTGAARYAAEMPVAGVAHAVLITSTVARARIQAMDTSAAERAPGVLKVLTPFNAPRLPGAPRPGPQEPPAPPAPAPTGTGAQGPAARGAVMRVPTLLQDEHVRYNGQPIGVVVAETFEQALAATHLVTVRYAAERPVLDMASAPKNPPEKVHPLGGERATHRGDVARGLADAVVHVEHTYTTPLENHNPMEPHNTVAVWEGDALTLYDSTQGITSVRNTVAQHFGVPREKVRVVSHFTGGGFGSKGGPWSHQSLAAMAARETGRPVKLVLTRRQMFGPVGGRPRTVQRVTLGADRSGALTAIRHTSTSNTSTLEDWIEPALNQTKILYACPNLEAVYDVVRLNVGSPTFQRAPGESTGTFALESAMDELAIALEMDPIELRLRNHADTDPETGHPWSSKSLRECYRAAAERFGWSKRTAAPRSMRDGRALVGWGMATATYPARRNPASCTARMLPDGRAWVRAGTQEIGCGTYTSMTQVAADALGIAPDRVRFELGETDMPENPASTGSVTMASTGTAVHDAASALRRRLVQLAVTDPASPLSGAAEGDVVARDGRLSLASDASRGESYEALMARQSGRVVEVTTSTRAGPEAQQYAMHSFGAVFAEVHVDEDLGTIRVPRVVTAHGVGRIVNPQTARSQIVGGVVWGVGMALLEETLVDPRTGRYLNADLAEYHVPVNADIGTIDTIFVDENDPHVSAIGAKGAGEIGITGVAAAIANAVHHATGVRVRDLPITLDKIRR; translated from the coding sequence ATGACGACGCGCGACGACGCCGTCGGCCGGCCGCTCGAGCGCGTCGACGGGCGACTGAAGGTGACCGGCGCGGCGCGCTACGCCGCGGAGATGCCGGTCGCGGGCGTGGCGCACGCGGTGCTGATCACGAGCACCGTCGCGCGCGCACGCATCCAGGCGATGGACACGAGCGCCGCCGAGCGCGCGCCGGGCGTGCTGAAGGTGCTCACGCCGTTCAACGCGCCGCGGCTGCCCGGCGCGCCGCGCCCCGGGCCGCAGGAGCCGCCCGCGCCGCCCGCGCCGGCGCCCACCGGCACCGGTGCGCAGGGTCCCGCGGCGCGCGGCGCCGTGATGCGCGTGCCGACGCTGCTGCAGGACGAGCACGTGCGCTACAACGGCCAGCCGATCGGCGTCGTAGTCGCGGAGACGTTCGAGCAGGCGCTCGCCGCCACGCATCTGGTGACCGTGCGCTACGCCGCGGAGCGCCCCGTGCTCGACATGGCGTCGGCGCCGAAGAACCCGCCCGAGAAGGTGCACCCGTTAGGCGGCGAGCGCGCGACGCATCGCGGCGACGTGGCACGCGGGCTCGCCGATGCGGTGGTGCACGTCGAGCACACCTACACGACGCCGCTCGAGAACCACAACCCGATGGAGCCGCACAACACCGTCGCGGTGTGGGAGGGCGACGCGCTCACGCTCTACGACTCCACGCAGGGGATCACGAGCGTGCGCAACACGGTGGCGCAGCACTTCGGCGTGCCGCGCGAGAAGGTGCGCGTCGTGTCGCACTTCACCGGCGGCGGCTTCGGGAGCAAGGGCGGGCCGTGGTCGCACCAGAGCCTCGCCGCGATGGCCGCGCGCGAGACGGGACGGCCGGTGAAGCTCGTGCTGACGCGCCGGCAGATGTTCGGCCCCGTCGGTGGACGGCCACGCACGGTGCAGCGGGTGACGTTGGGCGCCGACCGCTCCGGCGCGCTCACCGCGATCCGCCACACGAGCACGTCGAACACGTCGACGCTCGAGGACTGGATCGAGCCCGCGCTGAACCAGACGAAGATCCTCTACGCGTGCCCGAACCTCGAGGCGGTGTACGACGTCGTGCGGCTCAACGTCGGCAGCCCCACGTTCCAGCGCGCGCCCGGCGAGTCCACCGGCACGTTCGCGCTGGAGAGCGCGATGGACGAGCTGGCGATCGCGCTCGAGATGGACCCGATCGAGCTGCGGCTCCGCAACCATGCCGACACGGACCCCGAGACGGGGCACCCGTGGTCGAGCAAGTCGCTCCGCGAGTGCTACCGCGCCGCGGCGGAGCGCTTCGGGTGGTCGAAGCGGACCGCCGCGCCGCGATCGATGCGCGACGGCCGCGCGCTCGTCGGCTGGGGCATGGCGACGGCGACGTATCCGGCGCGCCGCAACCCGGCGTCGTGCACGGCGCGCATGCTCCCCGACGGCCGCGCGTGGGTGCGCGCGGGGACGCAGGAGATCGGCTGCGGCACGTACACGTCGATGACGCAGGTGGCGGCCGACGCGTTAGGCATCGCCCCCGATCGGGTCCGCTTCGAGCTCGGCGAGACGGACATGCCGGAGAACCCGGCGTCGACCGGCTCGGTGACGATGGCGTCGACCGGCACCGCGGTGCACGACGCGGCCTCCGCGCTCCGCCGCCGGCTCGTGCAGCTCGCGGTCACGGACCCCGCGTCGCCGCTGAGTGGTGCAGCGGAGGGCGACGTCGTCGCGCGCGACGGACGACTCTCGCTCGCGTCGGACGCCTCGCGCGGCGAGAGCTACGAGGCGCTCATGGCGCGGCAGAGCGGCCGCGTCGTCGAGGTGACCACGAGCACGCGGGCGGGCCCGGAGGCGCAGCAGTACGCGATGCACTCGTTCGGTGCCGTGTTCGCCGAGGTGCACGTGGACGAGGACCTCGGCACCATCCGCGTGCCGCGCGTCGTCACCGCGCACGGTGTGGGACGCATCGTGAACCCGCAGACGGCGCGCAGCCAGATCGTGGGCGGCGTGGTGTGGGGCGTCGGCATGGCGCTGCTCGAGGAGACGCTCGTCGATCCGCGCACGGGGCGCTACCTGAACGCGGACCTCGCCGAGTACCACGTGCCCGTGAACGCCGACATCGGCACGATCGACACGATCTTCGTCGACGAGAACGACCCGCACGTGAGCGCGATCGGCGCGAAGGGCGCCGGCGAGATCGGCATCACCGGCGTGGCGGCGGCGATCGCGAACGCCGTGCACCACGCGACGGGCGTGCGGGTTCGGGACCTTCCCATCACGCTGGACAAGATTCGGCGCTGA
- a CDS encoding alpha/beta hydrolase family protein — translation MRLAARTLLVALSAALLLAAQPPFDAQVAEKRQTDALFVAALGREMLVRKVAYAGADDLTIPAYLFAPRDTTHPRPTIVFVHGGVHGDFNAVHLEQVRALVRRGWVVIAPEYRGSTGYGPRFYAAIDYGGREVDDVVLARDWLARFAPWADLDRAVIMGYSHGGYIALLAVLRHPGLFRAAVAHVPVADLPTRMRTHPDWYQAIFAAQPAYGATLAANPRPYVERSPSAHARELATPVLSHVADNDEDVLIAENHILRDSMVAAGKVRSGLYRYREFHAPPGGHSFGVLLETPAGRESWTETMRFLERYLGEGER, via the coding sequence GTGAGACTCGCCGCGAGGACGCTGCTCGTCGCGCTGAGCGCGGCGCTGCTGCTCGCCGCCCAGCCGCCGTTCGACGCGCAGGTGGCGGAGAAGCGGCAGACCGACGCGCTGTTCGTCGCCGCGCTCGGCCGGGAGATGCTCGTGCGCAAGGTCGCGTACGCGGGCGCGGACGACCTCACGATCCCGGCGTACCTGTTCGCGCCGCGCGACACGACGCATCCGCGGCCGACGATCGTGTTCGTGCATGGCGGCGTGCACGGCGACTTCAACGCGGTGCATCTCGAGCAGGTGCGCGCGCTCGTCCGCCGCGGCTGGGTGGTGATCGCGCCCGAGTACCGCGGGAGCACGGGATACGGCCCGCGCTTCTATGCCGCGATCGACTACGGCGGGCGCGAGGTGGACGACGTGGTGCTCGCGCGCGACTGGCTCGCGCGCTTCGCGCCGTGGGCGGATCTCGACCGCGCGGTGATCATGGGCTACAGCCACGGCGGCTACATCGCGCTGCTCGCCGTGCTGCGTCACCCGGGGCTGTTCCGCGCCGCCGTCGCGCACGTGCCCGTCGCCGACCTGCCGACGCGCATGCGCACGCACCCCGACTGGTACCAGGCGATCTTCGCCGCGCAGCCGGCCTACGGTGCCACGCTCGCCGCGAACCCGCGGCCGTACGTGGAGCGGTCGCCGTCGGCGCACGCCCGCGAGCTCGCCACGCCGGTGCTGTCGCACGTCGCCGACAACGACGAGGACGTGCTGATCGCCGAGAACCACATCCTGCGCGACTCGATGGTGGCGGCGGGGAAGGTGCGGAGCGGCCTCTATCGCTACCGCGAGTTCCACGCTCCGCCCGGCGGGCACTCGTTCGGCGTGCTGCTCGAGACGCCGGCGGGGCGGGAGAGCTGGACGGAGACGATGCGGTTTCTGGAGAGGTATCTCGGGGAGGGCGAGCGGTGA
- a CDS encoding amidohydrolase family protein yields the protein MIRARGATARRAARRILACLTASAWGCTRPVPQRPPDSTITIRAATLLDGRGGAAHDVVVTVEGGRIARVDTGVRTRGPVTYDLGARTLLPGLIDAHVHLGWYFNRRGVLHAPDDGDTPTDSYRAIAANARAMLDAGFTTVQSVGGPEDGPVRDSIEARRIAGPRVLTSLQPIVDPSPPPETMRAIVRARVAQGANLVKLFASEGLGGGGGQTLSDAQLAAICGEARSLGRRTVVHAISAVSVRAATLAGCTEIEHGLLATDDELRLMAERGTWFGPQVCLVFQNYLDHRTTYARSGFSPDAFDVLARALPTARETFRRAIHTPGLRVIFSTDAVAGAHGHNADELVCRVRAGQGPMEAIVSAASLAASALGIADRAGAVASGLDADLVAVDGDPLADVTALQRVVFVMRGGTVYRRP from the coding sequence GTGATCCGCGCCCGGGGCGCGACTGCTCGGCGTGCGGCACGTCGGATCCTCGCGTGCCTAACGGCGAGCGCCTGGGGGTGTACCCGTCCCGTCCCCCAGCGCCCTCCCGACTCGACCATCACTATCCGCGCGGCCACGCTGCTCGACGGTCGCGGCGGCGCGGCGCACGACGTCGTGGTGACGGTGGAGGGCGGGCGCATCGCGCGCGTCGACACGGGCGTGCGCACGCGCGGTCCGGTGACGTACGACCTCGGCGCCCGCACGCTGCTCCCGGGGCTCATCGATGCGCACGTGCACCTCGGCTGGTACTTCAATCGCCGCGGCGTGCTGCACGCCCCGGACGACGGCGATACGCCGACCGACTCGTACCGCGCGATCGCGGCCAATGCGCGCGCGATGCTCGACGCCGGGTTCACGACCGTGCAGAGCGTCGGCGGCCCCGAGGACGGGCCGGTGCGCGACTCGATCGAGGCACGGCGCATCGCGGGACCGCGCGTGCTCACGTCGCTGCAGCCGATCGTCGACCCGTCGCCGCCGCCGGAGACGATGCGCGCCATCGTGCGCGCGCGCGTCGCCCAGGGCGCGAACCTCGTCAAGCTCTTCGCGTCGGAGGGCCTCGGCGGCGGCGGTGGACAGACGCTGAGCGACGCGCAGCTCGCGGCGATCTGCGGCGAGGCGCGGTCATTGGGCCGTCGCACCGTGGTGCACGCGATCAGCGCGGTGAGCGTGCGCGCGGCGACGCTCGCCGGCTGCACCGAGATCGAGCACGGGCTGCTCGCCACCGACGACGAGCTGCGGCTCATGGCGGAGCGGGGCACGTGGTTCGGGCCGCAGGTGTGCCTGGTGTTCCAGAACTACCTGGATCACCGCACGACCTACGCGCGCTCCGGGTTCTCTCCCGACGCGTTCGATGTGCTCGCGCGGGCGCTGCCGACGGCGCGCGAGACGTTCCGCCGCGCGATCCACACGCCGGGCCTGCGCGTGATCTTCTCGACCGACGCCGTGGCCGGCGCACACGGGCACAACGCGGACGAGCTGGTGTGCCGGGTGCGCGCCGGTCAGGGGCCGATGGAGGCGATCGTCTCCGCGGCGTCGCTCGCCGCGAGCGCGTTAGGCATCGCCGACCGCGCCGGGGCCGTGGCGTCGGGGCTCGACGCGGACCTCGTCGCCGTCGACGGGGATCCGCTCGCCGACGTCACGGCGCTGCAGCGGGTGGTGTTCGTGATGCGCGGAGGGACCGTCTACAGACGACCGTGA
- a CDS encoding ester cyclase: MSSTATQAPSALYATADVDATVSELYTVFNRRDFGALQRLVPDDATLTIMPTGETVRGAAGVEQFMRGWVDAFSDGHIEIDTLAQGGDIVVCEFHGIGTHSGTLRTPVGDIAATGRPVNVPFCDVIQLRDGRIAAMRTYFDAATFARQLQG, translated from the coding sequence ATGTCCAGCACCGCGACGCAGGCCCCGTCCGCCCTGTACGCCACCGCCGACGTCGACGCGACCGTGAGCGAGCTATACACCGTGTTCAACCGGCGCGACTTCGGCGCGCTCCAGCGCCTCGTCCCCGACGACGCGACGCTCACGATCATGCCGACCGGCGAGACCGTGCGCGGAGCGGCGGGCGTCGAGCAGTTCATGCGCGGCTGGGTCGACGCGTTCAGCGACGGCCACATCGAGATCGACACGCTCGCCCAGGGCGGCGACATCGTCGTCTGCGAGTTCCACGGCATCGGCACGCACAGCGGCACGCTGCGGACGCCGGTCGGCGACATCGCCGCGACGGGACGGCCGGTGAACGTGCCGTTCTGCGACGTGATCCAGCTGCGCGACGGGCGCATCGCCGCGATGCGGACCTACTTCGACGCCGCGACGTTCGCGCGGCAGTTGCAGGGCTGA
- a CDS encoding FAD binding domain-containing protein yields the protein MIPFEYARATNVDEAVRAGREPRTRFIAGGTTLVDLMKLHVETPERVVDITALPAADAALAAIAELPNGGLRLGALAPMSDTAWDPRVRERYPMVSQSLLLAASGQLRNMATLGGNVLQRTRCWYFRDTASPCNKREPGTGCSALHGPNRMHAVLGGSAHCIATHPSDFAVALAALDATVRVRGEATRTIPFTELHVLPGAHPERETVLRPGELITAIDLPPLPFARRSLYLKVRDRASYAFALAAAAVAVDVRNGTIRDARVALGGVGTKPWRSREAERALVGRPPTEATFRAAAEAALRGAVPHGDNAFKIDLAKRTLVRALTEVTA from the coding sequence ATGATCCCGTTCGAGTACGCCAGAGCGACGAACGTCGACGAGGCCGTGCGAGCCGGTCGCGAGCCGCGCACCCGGTTCATCGCCGGCGGCACGACGCTCGTCGACCTCATGAAGCTCCACGTCGAGACGCCGGAGCGCGTCGTCGACATCACGGCGCTGCCGGCCGCCGACGCGGCGCTCGCCGCGATCGCCGAGCTGCCTAACGGCGGGCTGCGGCTCGGCGCGCTCGCGCCGATGAGCGACACGGCGTGGGACCCGCGCGTGCGCGAGCGCTATCCGATGGTGAGCCAGTCGCTGCTCCTCGCCGCCTCCGGCCAGCTCCGCAACATGGCCACGCTCGGCGGCAACGTGCTGCAGCGCACGCGATGCTGGTACTTCCGCGACACCGCGTCGCCATGCAACAAGCGGGAGCCGGGCACCGGCTGCTCGGCGCTCCACGGCCCGAACCGCATGCATGCGGTGCTCGGCGGCAGCGCGCACTGCATCGCCACGCATCCGTCCGACTTCGCCGTCGCGCTCGCGGCGCTCGACGCGACCGTGCGGGTGCGCGGCGAGGCGACGCGCACGATCCCGTTCACCGAGCTCCACGTGCTGCCCGGCGCGCACCCGGAGCGCGAGACCGTGCTGCGACCGGGCGAGCTGATCACGGCGATCGACCTGCCGCCGCTGCCGTTCGCGCGCCGCTCGCTCTACCTCAAGGTGCGTGACCGCGCAAGCTACGCGTTCGCCCTCGCGGCCGCGGCGGTCGCGGTGGACGTGCGGAACGGCACGATCCGCGACGCGCGCGTCGCGCTCGGCGGCGTGGGCACGAAGCCGTGGCGCTCGCGCGAGGCGGAGCGCGCGCTCGTCGGACGGCCGCCGACGGAGGCCACGTTCCGCGCCGCGGCGGAGGCGGCGCTGCGCGGCGCCGTGCCGCACGGCGACAACGCGTTCAAGATCGACCTCGCGAAGCGCACCCTCGTGCGCGCGCTGACGGAGGTGACGGCATGA
- a CDS encoding rhodanese-like domain-containing protein produces MDHSPGFLRLVDEARARVHEIAVTDVPRRVSAGARFFDVREDREWDASHPAGAEHLGKGVIERDIERLVPDTGAELLLMCGGGYRSALAADALQRMGYTNVHSVAGGWRAWQAAELPVVRG; encoded by the coding sequence ATGGACCACTCCCCCGGCTTCCTGCGCCTCGTCGACGAGGCGCGCGCACGCGTGCACGAGATCGCCGTGACCGACGTGCCGCGCCGCGTGTCGGCGGGCGCGCGCTTCTTCGACGTGCGCGAGGACCGCGAGTGGGACGCGTCGCACCCGGCCGGGGCCGAGCACCTCGGCAAGGGCGTCATCGAGCGCGACATCGAGCGGCTCGTTCCCGACACCGGCGCCGAGCTGCTGCTCATGTGCGGTGGCGGCTACCGTTCCGCCCTCGCCGCCGACGCCTTGCAGCGGATGGGATACACGAACGTGCACTCCGTCGCCGGCGGGTGGCGCGCGTGGCAGGCGGCGGAACTTCCGGTGGTGCGCGGCTGA